The nucleotide window TCGCCCTCAATTTCAAAGGCTCGTTCTCCCTACCAAACGCTCAACTCCCTGCCCCTACAAAAACCCTCCACGCCATCCTAATCTATTATGTATGGTCGCAATGCGTATGCATGGTGGTTTTTGCACATGTCTTAGCTGTTACCAAAACATGCAAAGAGTACTGCTCCCTCCGCCCGGGTTTACTAGCCCCCTCTTTTTTTTTGCCAAAATTTGATCATTATTTTTAACCAATTAAAATATAACTTACATGTCATGAAAGTTATACCATTGGAACCATTGTATAAAATTTAACAATATATTTTTTGTAGCATATACTTTATATTTTGCTAGTCATACAGACAGTTAAAGTTTGACAAAATACGAGGAGACCCAATAAATCCAAACAAAAAAAGTACGTACAAAGACAAAAAAAAGCTGAGCATAATTTAGATGTCTATAGGTTCCTTGTGATGGAACCCGTCCATCCTAGTTCAGGTCCtgaacttgatatgtgtgatcgtattttttctgaatttatttcagcCTTTCTGATGATATTCGTTTAACGGTGTCCGTCAATTAGAAAGTGTCAGCGGCGACTTCGTTAATCTCAAAACCTATCGTCTCAGCCTTTCGAATGCGTTCATAATGATAGGATGTACGTGAGCGTCTTCATAGTGAGCGTCTGCGCTTTGTAATAAAAATATACAAAACGAGAAAAATAGGACCATTCAGTCGACGCCGTTCCAACGAAACCTGCGTGCGAGCCGTGGCCGATACGGGCACGCCCACGAGCCACCCACCTGTCCCGGACGGCATCCAACATCCACCGGAGATGGACGGCACGGCCCGCCGGGCCCCCACAGCGCAGCGACCCAGCCACGTCCCGAACCCCCGCATCTTGGATCCATCCCGTCCCATCCCGTCCTCCCAGCCTCCACGTGCCACGTCACGTGCCTGCCCGGGAAAAAGAGAAATGGAAAGGAAAGTTCCGCGTTCCGCCACGACACGACACGCGGGGCACGAACGGGCACGAGCCGTGCACCCCCCACCCCCCTACGCCGCCCGCCGCTACTGCCTCCTCTACAACTACACACACAACTCGGTTCTCTCCCCCATCCCTGGCGCTGGCGGTCGCGGTCGCGGGCTTTCGATAGAACCGAAGGATTCTGGGTTCGGCGACATGGGGATCTCGGGGCGGTTCCTCCTCCTGGCCGTGGCGCTGGTgatcgccgccgccgcggtgGCCGCGGATGAGCAGGCGGCGGTGGACCTGGCGGGGCCCGGGGAGATCGCGGCGGGCGTCAAGGAGGCCGCCGAGGCGGCCGCGCTCCGGGCGGAGCTGGCGCAGCTCAGGGAGAAGATCTCCGTCTTAGGTCAGTTCACTGCCCTCCTCGCCCCGGCCACCGTCTGAATCGGACCATCAGTATTTCTATGTGGGCGGGTGAGGGGATTGGGTCGGGGCTGGCCGGCCGGCCGGCGGGGACGACTGGATTCGTGCTCTGAGCTAGGTTAACTCTGTCGTACGATGCATGATTGGGAGTTGAGAGTAACCCCGACCAAATCCGCATGGCAAAAGCCTGTGGTTTTCcctttaattatgaaatgatatTCTACTGTGTACAAGTTACCTTTTGGGGAGGATTATTTGGCTGCAGTGGCTGGTTACATATGTACGATAATCGTGCGCTCGTGCTTTTTTTGGTTGCCGAGGTAAAATTGTGAATTTTTTATTGGCCTGGAATTTACTTGAAAAATGGACGTACTTTGCTTGAAATAAGAGGCCAAGTAACACTAGGAGTTCAATTATGTCTGTTGGAGGCTATATATATTTTGTCTGCACCAAGAGCAAAATAACTTGCATAAGTTTGGCGTGCCAAGTTAGCTAATTTCACCAAAAGCCATGGCAGTTGGCAGTTACTAATTGCGCAATATGAATTGCACACCATGATCCTTCCAGATACCCTCATGACCTCATCTAAGTGAGGAGTCTGATTGTTTTTCCTGCAGAGTCGGACATCGCACAGAGATCCCAGGACCTGAAGAGCAAGGATGATGGCATAGCGAAGCTGGAGAAGGACATTGGGGAGAAGTCACAGAAGATTGCTACTCTGCAGAGCGAGATCACATCTCTCCAGGTATGCATTATAATAGATATACGGAGATGCCTCTCAACTCTTAAGCATTATTTCGTGACAGTATCTTAAACATTACTCTGCGGCCTTAAAAATGTTTTTTCCTTATGCAGAAAAAAGGTTCTGTGGCTGCTGAGGAGCAGGCAGGCAAGGCCATTGCTCGGGTTGTTGAGCTTGAGGAGCAGGTATGGAGGATGGAAGCTAAATAACAGTTGAAATTGTCGATTATGAGCTTGTGGTTTCTCATCTTTGCTATTCTAGATTGAGAAGCTCAATAAAGAGATCGAAGCACAAAGTAGCCAGAGAACAACACTTGAAGCTAGAGCTAACAAGGCTGAGAAGAAGGTGCAAGATTTGAACTCGAAGCTTGAGTCAGTAAGTGTAGTCCTTCTCTTTTTTACCATTGGACCATTTCCATTCGTTAGGACCATATAACATAAATCTGTCATTCATACAGTAGGTTTAGGATAACATCTAACACTGTTTTTTTCTTTCTTAGCGCTGTATTTTCTCATTCTCTTCTTTACTTATGAGCTCATGGCAATGTAAATAATTGTTGTATGAAGTCTACTACTACTGAAAATTAAATAATAGTTCACCAAATGATTACTGAACATAATACCTCAAAGGTTGAAAGTCTACATTTAATGTCCAAAGCTATTGAAAGCCTGTGTGACGAATAACCATAGAACTGAACAAAGTTTAGTTTCTATAAAGCTATCCAAGGCCTGCGTGATAAGTACCATTGAACTGAACAAACATGCTAGATTTTGATCGAGTTATTCTTATTTCTGAATTTATCCTTGCTAGCTTCAAAAGGCAAGTGGCGAGCAAAAGCGTATGATCCAGAAAACGGAGCGTGCTCTTAAAGTTGCTGAGGTTTGCAATATGCTTTCTAACTGTTACTGCACTGCCCTATGTTGGTTCTGTGGTTTATCTATATTCCATATCTGTTCTTTCTCATCTCCAGGAGGAATTGATGAGGCTGCAATTAGAAGCAACAACGAAGGCAAAACAGCTGACAGAGGTAATCACATGTCCCATCATTGCAGCTTGTTGTAACATTTTTCACCAAAATGATAATTTCTGCTGATCTACGAAGTTATTGCTTTGTGGCAATTCGGTCGTTTTATTGTCAGTTCTCAACAAGGAGAACTTTCAGCATATCTTAACTTGCACATTAGCTACATGCCTTGAGAATGCACCTTGGCATTATTTGTTGTGGTATTTCATCGGTGTGGTGGAATTTCTGAGGTTAACTTGTAGTTACAACTTTTCTACACTAAGTAGGAATTGTATGTATCACAATTCTAATACCTATAAAGGTATCCTCTGGGGATGATTCTAAAATTAGATGACATCTCTTCTGATTGTGTGCACTAGAAACGAATGTATGATGGTTTGTCCTCTCTCTTAGGTACATGGAGCATGGCTGCCACCTTGGTTGGTGACACATTCTGCCCAATATTTGGTAAGATGGAACCACAAAATATGCACCTCCGTCATCTGTTTTTTACTCACCTCATCAGTTCCATCATCATTTTGTGTAGGAGGTGGTCTCAGGTCACTGGAATGAGCATGGAAAACCTGCCATGGACATCTTTTTGCAGAAGGTACCTCTTAGGTTCTTTTTAACTTCAAATTTCAAGGTGTAGTGCATGAATGAAGTCATCATTTATACGTTTCTTATCAAATTGCTtcaggcatcagaaaactcagcaCACGCAAAGAAATGGGCTGAACCACATATCGAGACCGCGAAGCTGGTAATGCCATTGGATCAATGCATTTTACTCCTCAAGTGTTTCTTTATCTTGTATTGACAAAATATGTTCTTGCGTTTGAAGAAATTGGTTCCTGTTAAGGAGAAACTGGCTGTGCTAAAGAAAAACGCAGAACCTTACGTGGAGAAGGCGTCAGCAAAATCAGTGGAAGTTTATGAAGCATCCAGGGATGCTATTACACCCCACTTTGTAAAATTTAAAGAAGTTTCTGATCCCTACTTCCAGGTACTGTTGGTTGGTTATGGTAATTACTATTATTACGGTAGTTTGTTATATGCAATTATTGATGTATAGTTTGCTTATTGTTGATTTAGGAAGCTAAGAAGATCTCTAAACCTTACATTGATCAAGTTGCTGAGGTCACGAAGCCACATGTTGAGAAAGTTAGGAGTACTCTTAAGCCTTACACTAAAAGAGCAGTTCATGTGTATGGAACATTTCTCGAGTCTGCAACCACATACCATCGACAGGTTTGTGACTATCTTCCTCATCATGATAATTCACATTGTATGCATCAGCTTTTGTCCAATGTCAGCATTTACTAACCTTTTTTTAAACAAAGCAAATATTCGTCATTTTCATTAATTGGAAGAGAATTGTCCGGTTAATTAGAGGGAAACCAGGTGAAAACCTAGATTACAACACAGCCACAAGGCCTTCATGGAACATGACACCTAAGAAAGGGCACGCTCAGACGGCATGGCCGTCAGTGTCTACTTATGAATCTCTGATATCTGATCTTCAAAGTTTTCAGTTAGGTCCACTCGTTTCTTCTGTGCCCTACCTGGTAGCTGCCAGACACACATTAATTGGCCCATGGACCTCATGGTTGCATGCTTTCCTTGACAGTCTACTAAGTGTCTGAATCACATACAAAAATACAAAAAGCAGAATTCAACCTTGTGCAACTGTCAGTTTGCATAGCCTTGTGTCTACTCTCTAGCTGCAACTTCTTGGGGTAGCTGTGTGGTCACCAGTTGGATGTGTCCTCAGTTGCTCGCCATTCGTGAAGGACAATGACCTTGAGGGTGAGCCACCGTCTTGGCTTGGTTGGTTGGAGGATTCAAAGTGGTGACAGCATGCCTCGGAGATGCTAAGGTGGCCTTTTAGTGTTAACTCATGTCATGGGTGTGTTCCAGCTAGCAATGGAGCAGTGTCCAAGTCaaatcagcacattccaatttaATATTGGTAGGTTCGAAATGATAGCAAATGTACTTGAAGTTGGTTACAATCAAGAATTGTCTAGTAGCCATTGGGGATGGATATCCAGGAGGCCACAGAGGCCCTAAAATAGATAGGGGTTGAAGTTGGATGCGATGGTGGAAATGTTTTATACATAAAACCATTTTCTCTTTTGTGAGTGTCAGAGGCCAGCATGTGTGCTGAAGCAAACGCCCAAGTTGTGAATCAAGAGTGAATAAACTTGCTGGACCATGATTATACTCCCTCCTTACCATTTTGTTAGGCGTATTAGCTTTTGCATGCAATCCCAATATGCAAGGCACATGCAGTCGATTTCCTGTTTGGAGTAGTTATTA belongs to Triticum urartu cultivar G1812 chromosome 7, Tu2.1, whole genome shotgun sequence and includes:
- the LOC125525907 gene encoding uncharacterized protein LOC125525907, which gives rise to MGISGRFLLLAVALVIAAAAVAADEQAAVDLAGPGEIAAGVKEAAEAAALRAELAQLREKISVLESDIAQRSQDLKSKDDGIAKLEKDIGEKSQKIATLQSEITSLQKKGSVAAEEQAGKAIARVVELEEQIEKLNKEIEAQSSQRTTLEARANKAEKKVQDLNSKLESLQKASGEQKRMIQKTERALKVAEEELMRLQLEATTKAKQLTEVHGAWLPPWLVTHSAQYLEVVSGHWNEHGKPAMDIFLQKASENSAHAKKWAEPHIETAKLKLVPVKEKLAVLKKNAEPYVEKASAKSVEVYEASRDAITPHFVKFKEVSDPYFQEAKKISKPYIDQVAEVTKPHVEKVRSTLKPYTKRAVHVYGTFLESATTYHRQAQATISDYLHQHEITKSLVTKELVWFLASALLALPVFIMYRLLVDTFCTKKQKRSPRNGNGNNGNRRHKRRHAEK